CTAATAGCCTAAAATCCTCAGCACGAAAGGGGTGAGCAGGGCGGTGAGAACGCCGTTGAGGATCAGTCCCAGCGACGAATAGGCGCCGTAGGTCTCGCCCTTCTCCATCGCCCTGGAGGTGCCTACAGCATGTGACGCTGTGCCCATGCTCAAGCCTTGTGAGAACGGGTTCTTCACGTGCCATACCTCAAGAATCTTGAAGCCGAAGACCGCGCCGAAGAGTCCCACACACACCACGATGGCAGCGGTGAGCGACGGGATGCCGCCAGCCGTCTTGCATACCTCCATGGCGATAGGGGTGGTCACCGACTTAGGGGCCAGCGACACGATGACTTCACGTGAGGCTCCCATGAGCGAGGCAATGCCCACCACGCTCAGCAGTCCCGTCAGGCAGCCCACCAGTTGCGACAGGAGGATAGGCAGCCACTGACGTCGT
Above is a genomic segment from Fibrobacter sp. containing:
- a CDS encoding LrgB family protein, yielding MELLSNPIVLLAITFGVYYAARQLQKLTGWVVLNPILVTIALLIVFLQLTGISYDTYVEGGRYIDFWLKPAIVALGVPLYQHLDEIRRQWLPILLSQLVGCLTGLLSVVGIASLMGASREVIVSLAPKSVTTPIAMEVCKTAGGIPSLTAAIVVCVGLFGAVFGFKILEVWHVKNPFSQGLSMGTASHAVGTSRAMEKGETYGAYSSLGLILNGVLTALLTPFVLRILGY